The following coding sequences lie in one Kiritimatiellia bacterium genomic window:
- the trxB gene encoding thioredoxin-disulfide reductase produces MEQVVIIGAGPAGYTAAIYCARANLRPLVVEGAQPGGQLTTTTEIENFPGFPDGIGGVELMGVMRGQAERFGARIRAGAVTGADFKRRPFTVNLEQGVPVEAESVIIATGASAVYLGLDSEQKLIGRGVSGCATCDGALYRNKAVAVVGGGDTAMEDALFLTRFAAAVTLIHRRDKFRASKIMAERVTTHPKIKVLWNSVVAEVRDVSKMSVDALQIRNTLTGEISVLPVAGLFVAIGHKPNTDIFKGQVAMDEKGYIIAENTRTNVPGVFAAGDVQDHSYRQAVTAAGSGCMAAIEAERFLGNG; encoded by the coding sequence ATGGAACAGGTAGTCATTATCGGGGCCGGGCCGGCCGGTTACACCGCCGCGATCTATTGCGCCCGGGCGAATCTCAGGCCGCTGGTTGTTGAAGGCGCGCAGCCGGGCGGCCAATTGACCACCACGACTGAAATTGAAAATTTTCCGGGTTTTCCCGATGGGATCGGCGGCGTGGAATTGATGGGGGTGATGCGCGGACAGGCCGAGCGGTTCGGCGCGCGCATCAGGGCGGGCGCGGTAACCGGCGCCGATTTCAAACGCCGGCCTTTCACGGTTAACCTGGAACAGGGTGTTCCGGTTGAAGCGGAATCCGTGATCATCGCCACCGGCGCCAGCGCCGTTTATCTGGGGCTGGATTCCGAGCAAAAGCTCATCGGCCGCGGCGTTTCGGGGTGCGCCACCTGCGACGGTGCCCTTTACCGCAACAAGGCCGTGGCGGTGGTCGGCGGCGGCGACACCGCCATGGAGGACGCCCTGTTCCTGACGCGGTTTGCCGCGGCGGTAACCCTCATCCACCGGCGGGATAAATTCCGCGCCTCAAAAATCATGGCCGAACGGGTAACGACCCATCCCAAAATAAAAGTGCTCTGGAACAGCGTTGTTGCGGAAGTGCGCGATGTTTCCAAGATGAGCGTGGATGCTTTGCAGATAAGGAATACGCTTACGGGGGAGATCAGCGTTCTGCCGGTGGCCGGCCTTTTCGTCGCCATCGGCCACAAACCGAACACGGATATTTTCAAAGGGCAGGTCGCCATGGATGAGAAGGGATATATCATCGCTGAAAACACCCGCACAAATGTGCCCGGGGTTTTCGCGGCCGGAGACGTGCAGGACCATTCCTACCGGCAGGCGGTTACCGCGGCCGGCTCGGGATGCATGGCCGCGATTGAGGCGGAAAGGTTCCTGGGGAATGGATAA